The nucleotide sequence ACCGATGCCGATACGGACGGCGCCCACATCCAGGTGCTGCTGCTGACGTTCTTCTACCGCTACATGAAGCCGTTGATCGAAGCGGGGAAAGTGTTTATTGCCTTGCCGCCGCTCTACAAAGTATCCAAAGGCGTCGGCAAAAAAGAAGTCGTCGATTACGCCTGGACGGAAGCGGACCTGGAAGCGTCGACGAAAAAAGTCGGAAAAGGCTATATGCTGCAGCGCTATAAAGGGCTAGGCGAGATGAACGCCGACCAATTGTGGGAAACGACGATGAATCCGGAAACCCGGACCTTGATCCGCGTGACGATCGAAGACGGTGCACGGGCTGAAAGAAGAATTACGACACTCATGGGCGATAAAGTAGAACCGCGCCGCAAGTGGATTGAAAACAACGTCGATTTCGGAATGGAAGACGACGCCAATATTTTAGAAAATGATTTGATACATGCTGAGGAGGAAGTTGTATGACACAAACCGAACGTTTTCAAGATCTGCCCTTAGAAGAAGTCATCGGCGATCGGTTTGGGCGTTACAGTAAGTACATCATCCAGGACCGGGCATTGCCGGACGCGCGGGACGGGCTGAAACCTGTACAGCGCCGGATTTTGTATGCCATGTACAAAGAAGGCAACACGAATGACAAAGCGTTCCGGAAATCGGCCAAAACGGTCGGGAACGTCATCGGCAACTACCACCCGCACGGAGACACTTCTGTTTACGAAGCGATGGTGCGGCTGAGCCAGGATTGGAAAATCCGCCATATGCTCGTTGAAATGCACGGCAACAACGGTTCGATGGACGGCGATTCGCCGGCTGCAATGCGTTACACGGAAGCGCGCTTATCGGCGATTTCAGGGGAATTGCTGCGTGATATCGACAAACGCACCGTGGAATTCATCCCGAACTTTGACGACTCCGATATGGAGCCGACGGTACTTCCGGCAAGCTTCCCGAACCTGCTGGTGAACGGGTCGACCGGGATTTCTGCCGGTTACGCTACGGATATCCCGCCGCATGCACTGCATGAAGTGCTTGATGCAGTCCTGATGCGCATGGACAAGCCCAACGCGACAGTCGATGAATTGATGACGGTGATCCAAGGCCCCGATTTCCCGACCGGCGGCATCATCCAAGGCGTCGACGGCATCAAAAAAGCATATGAAACCGGCCGCGGCAAAATTGTCGTCCGCTCAAAAGCGGATGTCGAGCCGTTAAAAGGCGGAAAAGAACAAATCGTCATTACCGAAATTCCGTTTGAAGTGAACAAAGCGAACATGATCAAAAAAATTGATGACCACCGCTTTGACCGCAAACTGGAAGGCATTTCGGAAGTGCGCGACGAGTCGGACAGAACCGGCCTGCGCATTGTCATCGAACTGAAAAAAGACGTCGATGCAAATGGCATTTTGAACTATCTGTACAAAAATACCGACCTGCAAGTGAGCTATAACTTCAACATGGTCGCGATCTACAAACGCCGTCCGACGATGATGACCTTGCAGTCGATGCTTGACGCCTATATCGACCACCGCAAGGAAATCGTGACAAAGCGTTCAGAATACGATCTGCAAAAAGCGAAGGACCGCATGCATATCGTCGACGGTTTGATGAAAGCTTTGTCGATTCTTGATAAAGTGATCAAGACGATCCGGGCATCGAAAGACAAGCGGGATGCGAAAAACAATTTGATTTCTTCATTTGAGTTTTCCGAAGCGCAGGCAGAAGCGATTGTTTCCCTTCAGCTATACCGCTTAACGAATACCGATATTACGGATCTGCAAAACGAGGCAGCTTCCTTGAAGAAAACAATCGATGAACTGACGGGCATTTTAACCAGTGCCACAAAACTGAAAAACGTCATCAAAAAAGAATTGTCGGCTGTCCGTAAGCAGTTTTCAGAACCGCGCCGTTCCGTCATCGAAGAGAAAATCCAGGAAATCACGATTACCCGTGAAGTGATGATTCCAAGTGAAGACGTCATCGTGACTGTAACTAAAGAAGGCTATGTGAAGCGTACCAGCCCGCGTTCGCATGCGGCATCAAACGGCCAAGGCTTTGCGATGAAAGACAGCGATCACCTGCTGTATGAAGGCAATTTGAATACGCAGAACACCATTCTGTTGTTCACGTCAAACGGCAACTTCGTCTACCAGCCGGTCAACGAACTGCCGGACATCAAGTGGAAAGACCTTGGCCAGCACTTATCGAGCATCGTCCAGCTCGAACCGAACGAATCGATCCTGTCGGTTTATCCGTTTGAAAACTTTGAGGCGGACGCCAGCATCCTGACGGTTTCGAAGCTGGGCATGGTCAAACGTTCAGCGCTTCAGGACTACCACGTCCAGCGCTATTCCCGCACGATCAAGACGATGAACCTGAAAAAAGGCGATTCAATGATCTTTGCCGGGCTCGTGACCGATGAAACCGAACTGTTTATCGCCACGAACCAAGCATACGGCGTACGTTTCCCGTTAGACGAAGTGCCGATTACTGGACTCCGGACAGCGGGCGTCAAAGGTGTGAATTTGAAAGACAATGATTTTGCAGTGTCCGCAATCATGCTGGATGCAGAAGAAAAGCAGGAACTGGTTCTGGTAACGAACCGAGGAGCTGCTAAGAAGATGAAGCTGCAGGAATTTGAAACAGGCGGAAGGGCAAAGCGCGGCGTGGTGATGCTGCGTGAATTGAAAGCCAATCCTCACCGTGTGGTGGCCGTTGTCGGCACCTTGGGCAGAGGCGAAGAAATCCTGATTGAAACGGCAAAAGGCGTGCGTTTAACGCTTGCTGTCAACAACTTAAAACCGGTTGACCGTTATTCGAACGGATCATTCGTCCTTGATGAAGGAACCGATGGCACGCCGGTGACCGTCTACCGATTAGAGAAAAAAGAATAGCAAAACAAAAGCGCCTCCTTGCCGGGAGGCGCTTTTTCTTGTTCATAAGCAATCACTTATAAGTACAATATTATTGTTATGTAATCTAAATTCCATCTAATTGTAAACTTCTGGTATACTGGATAGAGCAATCAAAGCTACTGATTTTTTGAAATGAGTTGTTGTAGTAGCCATGAATAATCGATGCTGGAAGGCGTAAAAGGGGGGAACGGATGAAAAGATCAACTTTTTGTCAGCTTATTGTTCATGCTTTTAGCTTTTGGGGTCTATTTCCGCTTTATGGACCCGTTGTTGGATTCAAACCGCTGGTTGGCTTTTGCCGTTTTCCTGTTAATCTGGATGGCGGTGCGCGTGGCTGGCCGGGCACTTGAAGGACGATTTGAATTTTTGGACAAACAGATGGATCCGCAAACCAGTGTCTGGCTGACTGTCGGGGTGTTCATCGTGGTCCCAGTGCTGGTGTTTTCACTGGGTTAATCTCTTTGATCAGCCAACAAACAAAACTACTGACGAAACGTTCTTCCGCATGGAAGAGCGTTTTTCATTTGGATATAACGTATTTTTTCTAATTAAACAATAATATTATAGTAAAATTCAATATTATTTTATTGCAAAACGATAAATATGCTGATAAAATCAAAATAACAAGAAAGAAGCGAGGTGCTTATAATGAAACACGGTTCGACCCTCTTTTTGAAGATTGTCATCCTATTATTGGGGCTTCCGGTTCTGGGCGGCTGCTTGTACGGATTGACGCGCTTTAATCCGAATTCGCCTTACTGGGCAACGCCAGAGCTGGAAAAATTGCAGTATCCATTGTTGATCGGCATGTATGCCGCGATGATTCCATTTTTCATCGCGTTGTACCAGACGCTTAAACTGCTTGGTTATATTGACCGCAACCAGGCATTCTCGGAATTGGCGGTAAAGTCATTAAAACGCATTAAATACTGCGCGATGATCATCAGCGCCCTGTTCGTGCTCGAGCTGCCGTTCTTTTACTGGCTGACGAAAGCGGACGACGCGCCGGGCATCCTGATGGGTCTGTTTGTGATTTTCGCTTCACTGGTGATTGCCGTCTTTGCGGCAGTTCTCCAGAAACTGCTGCAAGATGCCATCCGCATCAAAGCGGAAAACGATTTAATCGTCTGATCTGAGGTGAAAGCAATGGCAATGATCATCAATATTGATGTAATGCTCGCAAAACGAAAAATGAGTGTTACCGAACTTTCAGAACGTGTCGGCATTACGATGGCGAACTTGTCCATCCTGAAAAACGGCAAAGCCAAAGCGGTCCGGCTGTCCACACTGGAAGCCATCTGCCAAGCGCTTGACTGCCAGCCGGGCGATTTGCTGGAATACCGCAGTGAGGAACGCCCAAATCGCTAAGGCAGTGAAACGAAGTATAAGAATCTGTGTGCTGAATGGTTCTCATAAATACGAACTGGCTTATAAAAAGCAAAAAACACTTAAATTCGCGGGTTCCGCCCTGGATTTAAGTGTTTTTTGTATTAAATATACAGCGGAAAACGCATTGAAATTTCCAAACGGCTAAATTTGCTTTCTAGATACTCATCATCAATCCAACAGTTGTGGTTTTGGAGCTTAAGACAATCATTCTTTTTGTCCAGGCGATTGTTGCAGCAAATGCCGGTTCCCTTGTGTATCTTCTGCAATGATGAACTCTTTGCTATATATAACGGAATAAATTTTAGTGCCTTCCTCGAAAGAATTGGATTGAAAATTGCTTGGAAGTGTTGAAGCTGATACTTTTTTGGTGATGTTGCCGATCAATTGGCCGGTTTCATAGCCCGAGATCTGTTCTTCAGTGCCGTTATACTCGACATCATTGACGACCACAATCATCGCATAGCTCCCAGAACCGGTACCTTGGCTGCAAGCAGCTAGAAAGAACGCAACCACCACAATCCTCAGAACTTTTAGCAACTGCATCCCACTCCTTTGAAATTCATTTTACATAGTTTACCATTAATTTGGAGGATAGAAATGGATTCTATAAAAATTTAGTCATTAACCAGTAATTTTATTTGCAGAGTACAAAAAGCACCTTCCGGCTGGAAAGGTGCTTCTATGCTTTTCTTTAGCTGAAGCAGGACTACCCGAACCGGCCGGCTTGAACAAACGCCGGTTCCCTGCACGTTCAACTCTACGTGCTTCGCGGCATCTATCTCCACAAAAGTGCACAACAATAAATCGGACCTGTTCATAGCCGGTCGCTATCAGGAAAGTCGGAGTGCAGCCATAGCTTTTCACGCCGATGATGTAAAAATCCTTTTCGGACTGGCGCAGTTCCTGTTCTCCGTGCGGCCGGACTGTGCCGCAGCTATGAATATTCGGGTCAAGTGCTTTGGACTTCTGTTCAAAGAGATCAAGGTCCGAAGAAGAAATCGGTTTTATACTTAAAGCCATGCAATTTCCTGCTTTCTATTAATCAAATACAAATAAAAAGAGCGGACAAGAGTTTTCTGGAATTTCCTTGAATCTATCGCGAGTTACAGATAAGCTAGAAAGAAATTGAGTTACCAATAACTGTAACAGCCAGGAGGAAGCGCGATGAAAGATAAAGTAACGGATGTATACAATCACCTGGCAGGATACTACGCAAATGAGGCAGACGGTTCGAGCCTGTATAACATCGAATACGAGCGACCGGCTATGATGGCCCAAATGCCGGCAGATCTAGCTGGGTTGACTGTTTTAGATGCGGGATGTGCGGCCGGCTGGTATAGTGAACAATTATTAAATGCTGGAGCAAAAGTGACAGCGGTTGATTTCAGCCCGGAAATGGTTAAAGAAGTCATGCAGCGGACGAAGGGGAAGGCAGAAGTTCTGTGCCACGATTTGGAGGTAGGCTTGCCCTTTGAAGATCAGTCGTTTGATCTGGTTGTCAGTTCGCTGACGCTTCATTATCTAAAAGACTGGGGGAAGACATTCCAGGAGTTTAAGCGCATTTTAAAGCCAGATGGGCAATTGCTGTTTTCGGTCCACCACCCAATGACGGATATTGAACTCCTTCCGGAAGCACAATACTTCAGTACTGAATTGTTGACCGACCACTGGACGAAATCAGACAAAACGTACGAAATCCTCTTTTACCGACGGCCGCTCAGCGATATCCTCAATAGCACGCTTTGCAATTTTTCCATCGAAAAGGTGATTGAACCGAAGCCAACCTTGAAAATGAAGGAACTGGCGCCTGAGAGCTACGCACGACTGATGAAAAAACCGCAATTTTTGATTTTGAAGGCCAACAAGTTTTGAACAGCATTAAAAGTTAACTTTATGTATGACTCTCCTTGCATATAGACGCGAAAGGATAACGAAGTGTTCGTAAAAGTTCATAAAGAAAAGTGACTCCCTACCTGTCAAGTAGACACGAGTTTATCGGCGTTTTTTCTCATATGCGATTATAGACGGAGAGCCGATTTCGCTTCCGTCCGAATTTCTTCGAGCCTAAAAACGCTTCTCAAAGTGGCTATTGATTAAGTGCGCGGTTTAAGCGGCCCGTGCTTGTAAATTGCGGTATGTAACCGGTGACGCACCGAGTTTCAGTTGCGGTCGTGTCTCGTTATAATACGTGATGTAGGCGGCTACTGCTGCGCGCATTTGGGCTGCCGTTTCAGGCACAGTGAAACCGGGCATTTCGGTTTTGAGCTTGCCAAAAAAGCTTTCAATCGGCGCATTGTCCCAACAGTTGCCCCGACGGGACATTGACTGGGTCAGTTCCATTTTTTTCAGGAGTCCTTGATAGCTATGGCTGGTGAACTGGATGCCCTGATCACTGTGGAGAAGGGCTTCTTTCTCGAACCCGCGTGCTTCCAACTGACGAACGGCCTCCAGGACAAAATCCACATCCAGGGTGTCGCTGATGGTGTAAGCAACGATTTCGTTATTGTATAGATCCAGAATTGCACATAAGTAGATAAAGTCCCGGAATGGCTTTTTCACTTCCAGGTAACTGATATCAACGGAAAACTTGAGACCCGGTCGCATGGCCTTGAAGTTCCGGTTCAGGAGATTATCGATAACCGCATGGCCGCTTCCGGCAGGACGTGGCTTTCGGCGTGCTGTCTTGAGCGGCATGCGATACATTTCCCGCATCCGGCGGATGCGTTTGAGACTGACGATATGAGTGTATACATTCTCGAGCTCCAGCTTAAACCGTTCGTGACCCAAATTCCCACCATGGGTGACGTAGAGCGAAAGCATCTGTTTTAAAAGCGCTTGGTCCCGTTCCGTTTGCGACTGCGCAGGGTCTTTTTTCAGCCGTTTGTAATAGCCCGCGCGGCTCAGGTTCTGGACTATGCCAATGAGCTCTGTAATCGGGAACCGGTTCTTGTGCTCTTCAACGAACACAAAGTCGAGGTCGATCGGTTTCACTCCTTTCGGAGCGCAATAAGCTTTTTTAAGTACATCACTTCAAGCTTCGTGCGTTCCAATTCAGCTTTGGTAATTTCCAATTCTGTTTTCGCGTCTTTGCCCGACTCCCGTGGCCCTCTGCGTTTTTCACGAAGCACCTCAAAAGACTTGGCTTCCTTCACCAGCCGCGCCCAGTGCCGGATATTGGCAGGGTTCTGAATCTCCAGGAGGGGGGCTAATTCGTTAACGGATCGTCCTTCAAAGTACTGTTCTACCGCCTGCTTCTTGGTTTCATAGGTATAGCTTTTTCGTGTGTTCACAGTCATCACTCCTTGGTTCAAGTTTGAAGGAACAATAAACTATTTGTCTACTTTTGGTTCATTGTCTCAAAGTGAACGTTCGTAAAGTAGTCTGAGACTATTACGAACGCTTTTTATGCGGATTTCAGGTGATTTTAAGGCGTTCGCAAATGTGTACTTTTACGAACGCTTTCATTTCCAAAATTAGCTAGCTATCTTTAGGGTGTTTGGGTATATTCGAATAAAAGGTTATTGAATTCTCATTTATTTTAAAAAGAACGCCCAGATGACGATTATAAGGGTTATGTAGAAAAGGGGTAGGCAGTTGGACGAATTAGTACAAATGCAAATAAAGCGGTTACGGGATATGAATTTTGATGCTGACCTGTTGCTGAGCAAGAGAGGCGAGTTAGAACAGCAATGGGAAGATGCTTTTGTGAAGGATTTAAGCAAAGCACAAAAAAGAAAGATCGCTTTTCCGCAGTGCATGTGGAATGCATTCAGCTGGAACAAAATTGAGTGCCTAAAAGAGCAGGTGGCAGTCGATGCGTTCAATCAGCAAAAGAAGGTAGGATGCTATCTGTTCTATGCGAATATCGACGATGCGTTGTTCATCAAAAAGGCCAATCGAATAAAAGCAGAAGATATCATCCATACCGATAGCCCTGCTATTGAAAAAACTTTTACCAGTGTCCAAAATAATCCATCCTACTTTAACTCTGTTGAAGAATTACGTGCAGATTTCTATGTCGTCGATGAACACTTTACCTGGACATATGTTCTGACTCATGAAGAAGGCTGTGGTCCATACTTTTATAAGCCTTAACAGTTTCTTTTTTACTAATACTTGGTTATTGAACGAAACAAATAAGACGATTTCATATCATTTCGAAGAAATGCCACTTCTAGTTTACATATCATGAGGTTATCGGTAGCTGCATACAAAAGAAGGGAGAGAAGATGCGCTTTGTTTAGCATCTTCTCTCCCTCTTTGTCTATAAAAATGCAATTTTATGAACAGCGTCTCTAAAAACTTAATAGATATGAAAATACTTTTGAATCTCATTTTTTTCATTTGTTAAGCTCAATGCCAGCATCAGAAGAATACGCGCCTTCGGGGGATTTAATGATCCAGATACGATATAACCGTGTTGATGGTCCATCTCAGTCCGGCTTACGATTCCTGTAGCGAGCCGTGAAGATCGTATGACAGAGACTCCGCTAGTTAACGCATCTTGAATTCCAGCCTGTGCTTGAGCAGAAAGGGTATAGCCGCCAGTGGGGCTACGACGATTCCTTTTGCGCCGGCTTGTACCGCTGCATCATATAAAAACCGGTCGTCGCCTTGATGCGCATAGATGATTGATACCTTGGGCAACTCATTGGCCATTTTTAAGTCGAAGGCGGTTTCAGTCGTATGGAGATGCGCAATATCTTTGTAGAAATAGTAAACTTCTCCTCCGACGATCGAACCGATGTAGCCTTGTTCCATGGCATTGAACGCATCTACTGTGGTGGTATTCATTTTCGTGATAAACCGTGCAGACCCGATGCGGTCGTTAAGAACAACCAGTACGCCTTTTCCAGATGATTGTTCCTTGCATGCGACTTTCACGCCATTGTAGATGTTCAACGGACCTTCTGCACTGATGGCTGTTGCGGGTCTGACCGCTCCAACAATGACGACGGGCTTATGGCTTTTGGTTACTAAGTGCAAAAAATAAGCCGTTTCTTCGAGCGTATCTGTGCCATGCGTGATTACAACGCCGTCTATTCCTTCATCCGCTAAAGTTTCATTCACATAGGTGCCCAATGCCAGAAGCCGTTCGGTTGTCATATCCACACTATCAATGTTGAACAGCTGCTCGAACTGTATGTTCGCAACATCTGCCAAATCAGGAACTGCCGTCAGTAATTCTTCGATAGGAAGAGCGCCGGGCTTATAGCCTGTCGTCATGGTACGTGAGCTGCCAGCTCCTGCGATAGTTCCGCCAGTTGCAATGATTTTAATCGTCGACTTATCCTTCATCCTATTGCTCCTCACTCTTTTTTCCGAGCCTGTCTTCAGCTTATTTCGATTTAATCCCTGCACCGCAAAGAGGGATGATGATTTTTTCTTCGGGTGCCTTATTGTATTTGAGATAGCCCGCATAGTTTACTGCTGATGTTATTTCCACATAGAATCCTTTGTCGCTCAGGGCGGCACGTGCGCTCAAGATTTCGTTTTCTTCAATATTAATAAAGGTGCCACCAGTATTGCGTACGGCTTCTAAAATCTGTTGGGAACGGGCAGGGGCAGCGATAGCGATACCTTCTGCTAAAGTCCCTGTGTTGGCAACAGGCACTGCTGATTCCTCGCCGGTTCGGAAGGCTTTCGAAAGAGGCGCACAATTGTCCGCTTGAATGGCTACAATCTTTGGCATTTTATCGATTAAGCCATTTTCGAGCAATTCTTTAAAGCCATAATACGCTCCCAAGAGAAGGGTGCCGTTGCCAACCGGAATTATTAAAGCATCAGATGCAGCGTTTAATTGTTCGTAAATTTCATAAGCATAGGTTTTCGTGCCTTCGTAAAAGTAGGGATTGTACACATGGCTGGCATAGAACACGTTTTCTTCGTTCACAGCTTTCTGTGCCGCAGCTGCCACATCCTCCCGTGTACCGCGGATCTCTTTGATGGTGGCGCCATGCGCTTTGACTTGAGCAACTTTCTTCGGTGAAGTCTCATCACTTAAATAAATGTCACAAGGAATCCCACAGCGGGCTGCATACGCGGCAATGGCGGTTCCTGCATTGCCGCTGCTGTCGGCGATCACTTTCGAGACGCCCAACTCTTTTGCCTTTGTCATCAAAACAGCAGCGCCACGGTCTTTAAAGGATAACGTAGGCATCATGTAATCGATTTTTACGTAGACATTCGGTTCTGCAGGATCCAACACGATTAAAGGTGATTGGCCTTCACCCATTGTCACAGACTGCCATTTGTTGGAACCTTTTTCGAAGGGCATGGTCTCGAAATAACGCCACAACGAATTCGGGTAGTTGTTCCAGGAGCTGACATCAATTTTAGGGATGTCTTTTGCTATATTGAATACTCCTCCGCATTCACATCTCCAGAGAGAAGGCGTCATATCGTATTTTTTACTGCAGCTATTGCAAACAAATTGAGTCATCTTTTATCAACCTTTCAAGAATATTTTATATAAAATAGATTTATTTATATGGCATGAATAAAAAAATTAGATATAGGCAATGGCTTCCACTTCAATTTTAAAACCAAAGTGCAATTCGTTGGTCGGAACAACGGTCCGAGCCGGTTTGGATTCACCAAAAAACGCCTTATAGACGCCATCCACTCGACTCCAGAGTTGCACATCTGGTATATACAGCGTCATGCGCAAAATCCGCTCTTTGTTACTTCCGGCTGCTTTCACGATCTTTTCGACGTTCTTCAGCGCTTTTAATGTTTCTTCTTCGATTGTGCCAAATTCTTTTTCACCGGTTTCTGGGTTGATGGCAAATTGGCCCGATACGTAGACCGTGTTCTCGTGGATGGTGGCCAATGCATAGTGGCCGTTGGATTTTAAATTTCCTACTTCAAAAAGACTTTTCATGTCATTCTCCTTAACTTGATTTAGTTTTGATATCGTCCAAATAGCTGTAAACCGTTACTTTAGAAATGCCCAGTAAAGAGGCGACTTTCTCAACCGACCCTTTCATGAGAAAAATGCCTTTCTCGTCCATAAATCTTATTAATTCAATCTTTTCATGGCGTTTCATGACTGGATGAACACTGTTTTGAATGATCTGCTGAATCAGCTGGTCCACTATTCCTTCAACATTCTCAATTTCATCTTCTGAGGAAGGAGTACGATTTTCTTGCATATTGACTGGTGGAGAAAGAAACGCATCCATAAAGTGCTGCATCTGATTCAATGCTTCCACATCAAAATTGATGCAGAAAGCGCCAATCACTTTTTGCTTAGAATCACGTATCAATGAAGTTGAAGAACGAATCGTGCGCTTGTCTTCTGTGGTGAATGTATAGCCGGCGAGATGATCTTCTTTAAAGTCTTTGGACTGCAAAACAGTCTTCACCAGGTGATCGAAAGATTGACCGACTTCTCTGCCTGTAACGTGATTGTTTACGGTAAACATGACGGATGCTTGAGGATTCGTTAAGTCGTGTATCACCACTTCACAGTTTGGACCGAACATTTTTGCGGTGGATTTTGCTATGGGAACAAAACTCTCTAATATTTTCTCGATTTCTTCCATGGTTAATTCCCTCATTCTATTGGATTTTATTCAATTATAGATTTTTTTATATGAAATATCAATTTATAGATTTTTTTATACAAAATAAGAGAAACAATCTTAAGGAATATGAAATTACTTCAAAATAAATGTAATGTCCTTAAGAATATCGGTTCTAAAACAGTGTTAGTTGAGTCGGACATTTCTTTTGAAGGGAGAATAAGGGGAATTTGGGAGGAGAGCTTCTATTCTTTACAGTGGCTAGCATATAGATAAGCAAATAAGCAAATAAGTAAATATAAGGTTCTTTTTGGTTTACATATGATGATTTATCAGAAGAAGCATGGATAAAAAAAGAGGGAGAGAGGATGCTGGAAAAACAGCTCTTCTCTCCCTTTGGTTCGTAAAAGCGTACTTTTACGAACGGTTTATAAAGAACTAAAATTTTAGGAGATCTAACACGAATGACTTGGTAGTTTATAACTCATAAGAATAGGAACATTTTTATAGTTGTCAATTCAAGTCGAATGAGACAAGACATTCATGAATACCTCAAATGATGTATTGTAATTCGGTACTTTCGAGGGGATTTGATTGAATATCAAGAGAAAGTCCATGGTCTCCTTTTGGATTATCCGGCTGATGCGGCCATTGCTACTCTCATTGGTACAGCATTGCCCCAGGCCTCCACTTCGTTTTTCCACAGCTTGCAGATCAATAGCTTTTGAAATAACTAGAAAAGACCGAGTATAGCGAACCCGTAAATGTTCAAGACAATAACAGGAAACAGTTTTATGCAATTCCCAGTATTGGTCCCCAATATTTCGAGCGACCAGCCCAGCTTGAGTTTCGACAGGATATAGTCGACATCTTCTTGATTGATCGGTCGCCGACAGCCGCAGTTATCCCGCTTGGACACATAGTCGAGCTGGGCCGTAAAGGTGTTATAGGGCTGACAGTGTTTGAGCTCATAATAAATGGTGCTCTTGCTTCGCTTCAATTTCGAAGCGATGTAAGATAACGATTTCTGTTCCAAGTAATCACTCTTGGTAACAATATATTCCCATGGTATGTAAGGGGCTTAGTTGAGGACAATCCTTAGTCGATTCTCGTTAATTGTTTGTATCCACTTGAGCTGTTTTTATTTTCTAACCGTTCGATCTAATATGACAAACCATAGTTTATAATGTATTTTGCAAAGTACTTTTTATTTTCCACTATTAGTCCTCTTGTCAATTAGCAGTAAAATGATTAATACCATTACACTAATTACCACTATAAACAAAAATGATAAGTATAATGACATAAACCCTTCAAATGACTCATCAAACTCCATAAGAGCGATATCTGGAATATATATACCACCCATAGAAATAAATCTAGTCACTTCAAGATAAATAATATGAAAAGCCATGCTCATCCATAGTGAACCTGTATATTTTCTATAAAGCTGCAAGGCAATTCCAAAGGTGTAAAGCAATATGAAATAGTCTAGCGTAAATTCAAAAGACTCATTTAAAAATAATGATGTTAGTGCCGTCACTGCAATTGGCACACAAATGAATATCAATGGCTGTAATAACAAGGAGACAATAAAGTGATATTTTTTATTCAACTCTTCAAAGATCAGCCCCCGAATAAAGACTTCTTCTGGAAAGGCTTCAAATAAAAGTGCTATTACGGAATTAATAAAAATAGCGATAAGTACATTTACTGATAAGTTTATAGTGACATTTTCAATGCCTCCTATGAAATAGGCTGTTAGAATTCCTAATACTACTAAAGCAAAAGGCAACACAAGCCCGATAATCAATTTAGGATATGACTTTATTCCACTTAAGCCAATATTT is from Planococcus liqunii and encodes:
- a CDS encoding type II asparaginase, whose translation is MKDKSTIKIIATGGTIAGAGSSRTMTTGYKPGALPIEELLTAVPDLADVANIQFEQLFNIDSVDMTTERLLALGTYVNETLADEGIDGVVITHGTDTLEETAYFLHLVTKSHKPVVIVGAVRPATAISAEGPLNIYNGVKVACKEQSSGKGVLVVLNDRIGSARFITKMNTTTVDAFNAMEQGYIGSIVGGEVYYFYKDIAHLHTTETAFDLKMANELPKVSIIYAHQGDDRFLYDAAVQAGAKGIVVAPLAAIPFLLKHRLEFKMR
- a CDS encoding helix-turn-helix transcriptional regulator, whose amino-acid sequence is MEEIEKILESFVPIAKSTAKMFGPNCEVVIHDLTNPQASVMFTVNNHVTGREVGQSFDHLVKTVLQSKDFKEDHLAGYTFTTEDKRTIRSSTSLIRDSKQKVIGAFCINFDVEALNQMQHFMDAFLSPPVNMQENRTPSSEDEIENVEGIVDQLIQQIIQNSVHPVMKRHEKIELIRFMDEKGIFLMKGSVEKVASLLGISKVTVYSYLDDIKTKSS
- a CDS encoding threonine synthase, producing the protein MTQFVCNSCSKKYDMTPSLWRCECGGVFNIAKDIPKIDVSSWNNYPNSLWRYFETMPFEKGSNKWQSVTMGEGQSPLIVLDPAEPNVYVKIDYMMPTLSFKDRGAAVLMTKAKELGVSKVIADSSGNAGTAIAAYAARCGIPCDIYLSDETSPKKVAQVKAHGATIKEIRGTREDVAAAAQKAVNEENVFYASHVYNPYFYEGTKTYAYEIYEQLNAASDALIIPVGNGTLLLGAYYGFKELLENGLIDKMPKIVAIQADNCAPLSKAFRTGEESAVPVANTGTLAEGIAIAAPARSQQILEAVRNTGGTFINIEENEILSARAALSDKGFYVEITSAVNYAGYLKYNKAPEEKIIIPLCGAGIKSK
- a CDS encoding RidA family protein, coding for MKSLFEVGNLKSNGHYALATIHENTVYVSGQFAINPETGEKEFGTIEEETLKALKNVEKIVKAAGSNKERILRMTLYIPDVQLWSRVDGVYKAFFGESKPARTVVPTNELHFGFKIEVEAIAYI
- a CDS encoding helix-turn-helix domain-containing protein; protein product: MEQKSLSYIASKLKRSKSTIYYELKHCQPYNTFTAQLDYVSKRDNCGCRRPINQEDVDYILSKLKLGWSLEILGTNTGNCIKLFPVIVLNIYGFAILGLF
- a CDS encoding CPBP family intramembrane glutamic endopeptidase is translated as MESSKFRISRLLLYFLFVTLFLFISGNTGRYLIETHGFSWQIAMLLQGVIFTGLTTMVLFLLKQKNPSIFKNIGLSGIKSYPKLIIGLVLPFALVVLGILTAYFIGGIENVTINLSVNVLIAIFINSVIALLFEAFPEEVFIRGLIFEELNKKYHFIVSLLLQPLIFICVPIAVTALTSLFLNESFEFTLDYFILLYTFGIALQLYRKYTGSLWMSMAFHIIYLEVTRFISMGGIYIPDIALMEFDESFEGFMSLYLSFLFIVVISVMVLIILLLIDKRTNSGK